A part of Cottoperca gobio chromosome 4, fCotGob3.1, whole genome shotgun sequence genomic DNA contains:
- the ptgfr gene encoding prostaglandin F2-alpha receptor: MSANGSSVAGCRSEVRPSNNTCSQKDLSVTASAFSMTVGVLSNSLALFILLTSYSRVRIKSKASFLLFASSLVVTDLLGHIINGSLVLLVYSFHKKWETFDPHHIVCSVFGACMVFFGLSPLFLGSVMAVERCIGITRPIFHSTALVFRHMKRLLGLTWLLAALVAVLPVLLWRPYKVQSSRSWCFFHMDEPKDWLDVLLSLLFSMLGLLALLLSIVCNALTSCTLLQARLSRKHHCRGTSYHIEMICQLLAIMLVSCVCWGPLLIRVIMLSIRANDESFSLLMVVRMATWNQILDPWVYILLRKAVLRKIFILFHTCWDSKSNSLHRWQRSMLHSSMDTSNSGAAPTNCRFLGRLPLQETSIKSIT, from the exons ATGTCAGCCAATGGGAGCTCAGTGGCAGGttgcaggtcagaggtcagaccAAGCAACAACACCTGCAGCCAGAAGGATCTGTCAGTCACCGCCTCTGCCTTCTCCATGACCGTGGGCGTCCTCTCCAACAGCCTCGcgctcttcatcctcctcactTCCTACAGCCGCGTCCGGATCAAGTCCAAGGCGTCCTTCCTGCTGTTTGCCAGCAGCCTGGTGGTCACAGACCTGCTGGGTCACATCATCAACGGCTCCCTGGTGCTCCTCGTCTACAGCTTCCACAAGAAATGGGAGACGTTTGACCCTCACCACATCGTGTGCAGCGTCTTCGGGGCGTGCATGGTGTTCTTTGGCTTGAGCCCCTTGTTCCTGGGGAGCGTCATGGCGGTGGAGCGCTGCATTGGAATCACCAGACCTATCTTCCACTCCACGGCGTTAGTTTTCCGCCACATGAAAAGGCTGTTGGGACTCACCTGGCTGCTCGCTGCCCTGGTGGCTGTGCTGCCTGTGCTGCTGTGGAGGCCCTACAAGGTTCAGAGCTCCAGAAGCTGGTGCTTCTTCCATATGGATGAACCCAAAGACTGGCTTGATGTGCTCCTGTCTCTGCTTTTCTCCATGCTGGGGCTGCTGGCCCTACTGCTCTCTATTGTGTGCAATGCACTGACAAGTTGCACTCTGCTGCAGGCCAGACTGAGCCGCAAGCACCACTGCAGAGGCACATCCTACCACATAGAGATGATCTGCCAGCTGCTGGCTATCATGTTGGTGTCTTGTGTGTGCTGGGGTCCATTACTG ATCCGCGTCATCATGCTGAGCATCAGAGCCAACGACGAGTCTTTCAGTCTCCTGATGGTGGTACGTATGGCCACGTGGAACCAGATCCTGGACCCCTGGGTCTACATCCTGCTGAGGAAGGCTGTTCTGAGGAAAATCTTCATCTTGTTTCACACCTGCTGGGACTCGAAGTCTAATAGCCTGCACCGCTGGCAGCGCAGCATGCTCCACAGCTCCATGGACACCAGCAACTCGGGTGCCGCCCCCACCAACTGCCGCTTCCTCGGCAGATTACCTCTGCAGGAAACTTCGATCAAATCCATCACCTGA